The Sphaeramia orbicularis chromosome 16, fSphaOr1.1, whole genome shotgun sequence genome window below encodes:
- the phactr4b gene encoding phosphatase and actin regulator 4B isoform X1, whose translation MGQSLSVENPAQDPQQHNNGDDEAEQHHSTMVGEGGSMGDSTPNPKRKGKLSTLGKIFKPWKWRKKKSSDKFQETSEELERKMSTRRTRQELIEQGVLKEVPDNDANVETQNLKQPYVKNGHTLPVSAGGGGVGVGGGRSPCNQGKLPSESDFRINPAWLSQPDDRRGRSPSDGERRGAPGSRGTGLHEDMRRGGGVGVRAHGEGDWKPNMAWQGQIHGQMDEGRRGGRLHPDDGQKRPGLKKAPSEDGRRSRAAEVDWKPTLPRHASAEEGRARRESESHFIPDPEALRDTLREPLPPKQSVMPPKWLISPAPEPGNEGLPRTPSNHTSAQYSSPSVPTVTVSKPVRSVSSAGASTQQCSSIVPTSTSQATKQPPLPPPKPVNRSNAAMLVSALQGGENAQLPLYWSCWKRECDYDVYLSLPVYLCRRAGGLRSGDFTQATGGASLVPAKPSPPMPPKRTTPVTKRNTEDTIAASHPINPSPLSLEDHTNLPLGFQLPPPPPSPPLPTHIPPSPPRQHIHTHHLHHQHSYPHPLPQPIPMLFDPPSPTNDSPQRPAPVPLHIMIQRALSSPGPAQPHPDGSQRAHALLFETPSEYQGDRGRPLPVSIQPLKLSEDDYSEEEEDDEEEEEYDGEIPQPELEPRTRRCLVGDAGVCVIPGGNNSEEEEEEEDEEEDEEEEHGMGCEDSDSDGPVLYKDEDSDEDEEDEPPPSALASRVKRKDTLALKLSSRPSAPDRDRFTQDRLQREDQPPGQTGLTWQSREQWEAIRTQIGTALTRRLSQRPTVEELEQRNILQPKNQADRQAEVREIKRRLTRKLSQRPTVAELQARKILRFHEYVEVTDAQDYDRRADKPWTKLTPADKAAIRKELNDYKSTEMEVHEESRIYTRFHRP comes from the exons AACTGGAAAGGAAGATGTCGACGAGGCGTACGAGGCAGGAGCTCATAGAGCAGGGAGTGTTGAAGGAGGTCCCGGACAACG ATGCAAATGTAGAAACACAGAACCTGAAGCAGCCCTATGTGAAGAACGGCCACACTCTGCCGGTGagcgctggaggaggtggagtgGGCGTCGGCGGAGGCAGGAGCCCGTGCAACCAAGGCAAGCTCCCATCAGAATCGGACTTTAGGATAAACCCGGCCTGGCTGTCTCAACCAGACGACCGCCGGGGCCGCTCACCTTCGGACGGAGAACGCCGGGGGGCTCCTGGCTCTAGGGGCACTGGACTGCATGAGGACATGCGTAGAGGGGGTGGGGTAGGGGTACGTGCACACGGAGAGGGAGACTGGAAGCCTAATATGGCCTGGCAGGGACAGATTCACGGGCAGATGGACGAGGGCAGACGCGGTGGCCGGCTTCATCCAGATGATGGGCAGAAGAGGCCTGGTCTGAAGAAGGCCCCATCAGAGGACGGCAGGAGGAGTCGGGCTGCAGAAGTGGACTGGAAACCCACACTCCCCCGACATGCGTCTGCTGAGGAGGGACGGGCCCGCAGAG AGTCAGAAAGCCATTTCATCCCTGACCCGGAAGCCTTACGGGACACACTACGTGAACCTCTGCCTCCAAAACAGTCCGTCATGCCCCCTAAATGGCTGATTAGCCCCGCCCCTGAACCCGGCAACGAGGGTCTGCCGCGCACTCCGTCCAACCACACATCGGCGCAGTATTCTTCTCCCTCTGTCCCGACGGTGACAGTGTCCAAACCTGTCCGGTCCGTCTCCTCTGCGGGTGCGTCCACCCAGCAGTGTTCGTCTATAGTCCCCACCTCCACCTCTCAGGCCACCAAGCAGCCTCCTCTGCCTCCACCCAAACCTGTGAACAGGAGCAACGCTGCAATGCTTG TCTCCGCCCTGCAGGGGGGAGAGAACGCTCAGCTTCCACTCTACTGGTCCTGCTGGAAGCGCGAGTGCGACTATGATGTCTACCTGTCCCTGCCCGTCTACCTGTGTCGGCGGGCTGGAGGCCTGCGCTCAG GTGATTTCACCCAAGCCACAGGAGGTGCCAGTCTCGTGCCAGCCAAGCCTTCTCCACCGATGCCTCCTAAGAGGACGACCCCCGTCACCAAACGCAACACAGAGGACACCATTGCTGCAAGTCATCCCATCAACCCCTCCCCACTTTCACTGGAGGACCACACTAACCTTCCTCTAGGCTTTCAGctgcctccccctcctccttcccctcctctgcCTACTCACATTCCACCCTCTCCGCCTCGccaacacatacacacccaccACCTCCATCATCAGCACTCCTACCCCCACCCTCTGCCTCAACCCATTCCCATGTTGTTTGACCCACCAAGCCCGACCAATGACTCCCCCCAACGCCCGGCTCCTGTTCCGTTGCATATCATGATCCAGCGGGCCctttccagtcctggtcctgcaCAGCCACATCCAGATGGATCACAACGTGCACACGCTCTGCTTTTTGAAACCCCATCGGAGTACCAAGGAGATCGAGGTCGTCCACTACCTGTCAGCATCCAGCCGCTGAAGCT ATCTGAGGACGATtactcagaggaggaggaggatgatgaggaagaggaggagtacgATGGCGAGATACCCCAACCAGAGCTGGAGCCGAGGACTCGCCGGTGCTTGGTTGGGGATGCAGGTGTTTGtgtaatcccagggggaaataacagtgaggaagaggaggaggaggaagacgaggaagaggatgaggaagaagagCATGGCATGGGTTGTGAGGACAGCGACTCTGATGGTCCTGTGCTTTATAAAGATGAAGACTCCGATGAGGATGAAGAAGATGAGCCCCCACCTA gtgCCCTTGCCAGCCGGGTCAAGAGGAAGGACACACTAGCTCTGAAACTAAGCAGCCGGCCCTCTGCCCCAGACAGGGACAGGTTTACCCAGGACAGGCTCCAGAGAGAAGACCAGCCTCCAGGGCAGACCGGCCTGACCTGGCAGAGCCGGGAGCAGTGGGAGGCCATCCGCACACAGATCGGCACAGCGCTCACAAG ACGACTTAGCCAGAGGCCCACTGTTGAGGAGCTTGAGCAAAGAAACATCCTTCAGC CCAAAAATCAGGCTGACAGACAAGCTGAGGTTAGAGAAATAAAACGACGGCTGACAAGGAAG CTGAGTCAAAGACCCACAGTCGCAGAACTCCAGGCGAGAAAAATCCTGCGATTCCACGAGTATGTAGAAGTCACAGATGCCCAAGACTATGATCGCAGAGCAGACAAGCCATGGACCAAGCTGACTCCTGCAGACAAG GCGGCCATCCGGAAAGAGCTCAATGACTATAAAAGCACTGAAATGGAGGTTCATGAAGAGAGCAGAATCTATACGAG